The Diadema setosum chromosome 4, eeDiaSeto1, whole genome shotgun sequence genome window below encodes:
- the LOC140228019 gene encoding mediator of RNA polymerase II transcription subunit 15-like isoform X1, giving the protein MATPGPGVIGAGGTGGNATDTSWRVPQFRQKVVAQIDDALREACNPIEKSGAELENHIYSRAKDRDSYLGLVARLILHMRDSNAKEKGLTGRMTPNMANQQQDPMVALQGLTQMGQTQNAGLQITPNPAQMVPGVGNQGSRPMMRTQMGQPQGGMSMDQRQQQMAQKLQKLMTATSQPGAMPGANMPQGVPQGVPQPAPQSQPSQMPHYQGAATAGMQPGGFQGPGGGANTMTPQPQPGMPGAPAQAGGQQIHMAPGQMGMQQPGLMQQPGLMQQMPRAQQNFPNQMVMQAQNPQSQMPPRPQVARTFSGQPTPPPQPRPPMSPYGGYSYMMSPQSVVADSPVYRQQASPAQPSQQVPTPGSNPLHSPASYFQPSPSPQSHSIPSPASGGSQRGGPPSVPSPSSTLNTPGNPASVGSATASPGMGMRAGPPSNQNQAELLACQEKMRQLSKYIEPLKKAIQANTGREDSGVSASDLAKMNGLLDILTHNKRLNLASLNRCEAYLENIEQQLKLNMSSAASSATTTTTTTTSSAAPTTDSRIKPVHMFQPLLEVVRAHINSPTLNHSLQRTFGPALTTLQGTPPHFPTPPAKKLKTEPSPTTQPAVPNIVQGEVARLSPKFRINLDPMFHTGGKDVHLICRIDDKYLPSVPPIGIAIPEQYPEMNPICDISIQEYSQTPFLKLVQIALQNQLMHMSTHFTLTQVLDAWEMSIRKSCLTMIATRDAT; this is encoded by the exons ATGGCAACACCTGGACCTGGAGTGATTGGAGCAGGAGGTACAGGGGGCAATGCTACTGACACAAGCTGGAGAGTTCCACAATTCAGACAAAAAGTTGTGGCTCAAAT TGATGATGCCTTGCGAGAAGCTTGCAACCCTATTGAAAAGTCTGGTGCAGAGCTTGAAAACCACATCTACAGTAGAGCCAAGGATAGG GATAGCTATCTGGGATTGGTTGCCCGACTCATTCTTCACATGCGAGATAGCAATG CAAAGGAAAAGGGTCTCACAGGTAGAATGACCCCCAACATGGCCAACCAGcaacaag ATCCAATGGTAGCCCTGCAGGGACTCACACAAATGGGTCAGACGCAGAATGCTGGCCTCCAGATAACACCCAACCCAGCTCAGATGGTGCCTGGAGTCGGTAACCAAGGCAGCCGGCCGATGATGAGGACTCAGATGGGACAGCCTCAAG GGGGGATGTCCATGGACCAGCGGCAGCAGCAGATGGCCCAGAAGCTGCAGAAGCTGATGACGGCCACCAGCCAGCCAGGGGCCATGCCAGGAGCCAACATGCCCCAAGGTGTACCCCAGGGTGTGCCCCAGCCAGCGCCCCAGTCACAGCCCTCCCAGATGCCCCACTACCAGGGAGCAGCCACAGCAG GCATGCAGCCAGGTGGATTCCAGGGACCGGGAGGAGGAGCAAACACCATGACCCCCCAGCCCCAGCCAGGGATGCCAGGGGCACCCGCCCAGGCTGGGGGGCAGCAGATACACATGGCTCCGGGCCAGATGGGCATGCAGCAGCCGGGCCTTATGCAGCAGCCTGGTCTCATGCAGCAGATGCCCAGGGCCCAGCAAAACTTCCCA AACCAGATGGTGATGCAGGCGCAGAACCCCCAGAGCCAGATGCCGCCCCGCCCACAGGTGGCCAGAACCTTCTCGGGGCAGCCCACCCCGCCCCCTCAG CCCAGGCCACCCATGTCTCCCTATGGTGGCTATTCGTACATGATGTCCCCCCAG tcTGTTGTAGCAGACTCGCCAGTATACAGGCAGCAAGCATCCCCAGCCCAGCCCAGCCAGCAAGTCCCAACCCCAGG ATCCAACCCTCTGCATTCTCCAGCGAGTTATTTCCAGCCATCACCATCCCCTCAGTCACACTCTATCCCCTCCCCAGCAAGTGGAGGATCCCAGAGAGGTGGGCCACCCAGTGTGCCATCTCCCAGCAGCACACTGAACACTCCAG GCAACCCCGCCTCAGTTGGTAGCGCCACTGCCAGCCCGGGGATGGGGATGAGGGCGGGGCCGCCCTCCAACCAGAACCAGGCGGAACTCCTGGCCTGCCAGGAGAAGATGAGGCAGCTGTCCAAGTACATCGAGCCCCTCAAGAAGGCTATCCAGGCCAACACCGGCCGAGAAGACA GTGGTGTGAGCGCCAGTGACCTGGCCAAAATGAATGGCCTGCTGGACATACTGACCCACAACAAGAGACTGAATCTGGCCAGCCTCAATAGGTGTGAGGCATACCTGGAGAACATTGAACAG CAACTCAAGCTGAATATGTCCAGTGCAGCATCTtctgccaccaccaccactacaaCCACAACCAGCAGTGCGGCGCCAACCACAGACTCTCGGATCAAGCCGGTGCACATGTTCCAACCCTTGCTTGAGGTGGTTCGGGCGCACATCAACTCTCCCACCCTCAACCACTCCCTCCAGCGTACCTTTGGTCCAGCCCTCACTACTTTGCAGGGCACCCCTCCCCA CTTCCCAACCCCTCCCGCCAAGAAGCTGAAGACTGAGCCCAGCCCCACCACCCAGCCGGCCGTGCCAAACATCGTCCAGGGGGAGGTGGCACGCCTTTCTCCAAAGTTCCGCATCAACCTTGACCCCATGTTCCACACCGGGGGCAAAGATGTGCACCTCATCTGTAGAATCG ATGACAAGTACCTGCCCAGTGTCCCACCAATCGGCATCGCCATCCCTGAGCAGTACCCAGAGATGAACCCCATTTGTGACATCTCAATACAAGAATACA GTCAAACGCCCTTCCTGAAGCTCGTCCAGATAGCGCTGCAGAACCAGCTGATGCACATGTCCACCCACTTCACCCTTACGCAGGTGCTGGACGCGTGGGAGATGAGTATCCGCAAGTCCTGCCTGACCATGATCGCGACCAGGGATGCCACATGA
- the LOC140228019 gene encoding uncharacterized protein isoform X2 — translation MATPGPGVIGAGGTGGNATDTSWRVPQFRQKVVAQIDDALREACNPIEKSGAELENHIYSRAKDRDSYLGLVARLILHMRDSNAKEKGLTGRMTPNMANQQQDPMVALQGLTQMGQTQNAGLQITPNPAQMVPGVGNQGSRPMMRTQMGQPQGGMSMDQRQQQMAQKLQKLMTATSQPGAMPGANMPQGVPQGVPQPAPQSQPSQMPHYQGAATAGMQPGGFQGPGGGANTMTPQPQPGMPGAPAQAGGQQIHMAPGQMGMQQPGLMQQPGLMQQMPRAQQNFPNQMVMQAQNPQSQMPPRPQVARTFSGQPTPPPQSVVADSPVYRQQASPAQPSQQVPTPGSNPLHSPASYFQPSPSPQSHSIPSPASGGSQRGGPPSVPSPSSTLNTPGNPASVGSATASPGMGMRAGPPSNQNQAELLACQEKMRQLSKYIEPLKKAIQANTGREDSGVSASDLAKMNGLLDILTHNKRLNLASLNRCEAYLENIEQQLKLNMSSAASSATTTTTTTTSSAAPTTDSRIKPVHMFQPLLEVVRAHINSPTLNHSLQRTFGPALTTLQGTPPHFPTPPAKKLKTEPSPTTQPAVPNIVQGEVARLSPKFRINLDPMFHTGGKDVHLICRIDDKYLPSVPPIGIAIPEQYPEMNPICDISIQEYSQTPFLKLVQIALQNQLMHMSTHFTLTQVLDAWEMSIRKSCLTMIATRDAT, via the exons ATGGCAACACCTGGACCTGGAGTGATTGGAGCAGGAGGTACAGGGGGCAATGCTACTGACACAAGCTGGAGAGTTCCACAATTCAGACAAAAAGTTGTGGCTCAAAT TGATGATGCCTTGCGAGAAGCTTGCAACCCTATTGAAAAGTCTGGTGCAGAGCTTGAAAACCACATCTACAGTAGAGCCAAGGATAGG GATAGCTATCTGGGATTGGTTGCCCGACTCATTCTTCACATGCGAGATAGCAATG CAAAGGAAAAGGGTCTCACAGGTAGAATGACCCCCAACATGGCCAACCAGcaacaag ATCCAATGGTAGCCCTGCAGGGACTCACACAAATGGGTCAGACGCAGAATGCTGGCCTCCAGATAACACCCAACCCAGCTCAGATGGTGCCTGGAGTCGGTAACCAAGGCAGCCGGCCGATGATGAGGACTCAGATGGGACAGCCTCAAG GGGGGATGTCCATGGACCAGCGGCAGCAGCAGATGGCCCAGAAGCTGCAGAAGCTGATGACGGCCACCAGCCAGCCAGGGGCCATGCCAGGAGCCAACATGCCCCAAGGTGTACCCCAGGGTGTGCCCCAGCCAGCGCCCCAGTCACAGCCCTCCCAGATGCCCCACTACCAGGGAGCAGCCACAGCAG GCATGCAGCCAGGTGGATTCCAGGGACCGGGAGGAGGAGCAAACACCATGACCCCCCAGCCCCAGCCAGGGATGCCAGGGGCACCCGCCCAGGCTGGGGGGCAGCAGATACACATGGCTCCGGGCCAGATGGGCATGCAGCAGCCGGGCCTTATGCAGCAGCCTGGTCTCATGCAGCAGATGCCCAGGGCCCAGCAAAACTTCCCA AACCAGATGGTGATGCAGGCGCAGAACCCCCAGAGCCAGATGCCGCCCCGCCCACAGGTGGCCAGAACCTTCTCGGGGCAGCCCACCCCGCCCCCTCAG tcTGTTGTAGCAGACTCGCCAGTATACAGGCAGCAAGCATCCCCAGCCCAGCCCAGCCAGCAAGTCCCAACCCCAGG ATCCAACCCTCTGCATTCTCCAGCGAGTTATTTCCAGCCATCACCATCCCCTCAGTCACACTCTATCCCCTCCCCAGCAAGTGGAGGATCCCAGAGAGGTGGGCCACCCAGTGTGCCATCTCCCAGCAGCACACTGAACACTCCAG GCAACCCCGCCTCAGTTGGTAGCGCCACTGCCAGCCCGGGGATGGGGATGAGGGCGGGGCCGCCCTCCAACCAGAACCAGGCGGAACTCCTGGCCTGCCAGGAGAAGATGAGGCAGCTGTCCAAGTACATCGAGCCCCTCAAGAAGGCTATCCAGGCCAACACCGGCCGAGAAGACA GTGGTGTGAGCGCCAGTGACCTGGCCAAAATGAATGGCCTGCTGGACATACTGACCCACAACAAGAGACTGAATCTGGCCAGCCTCAATAGGTGTGAGGCATACCTGGAGAACATTGAACAG CAACTCAAGCTGAATATGTCCAGTGCAGCATCTtctgccaccaccaccactacaaCCACAACCAGCAGTGCGGCGCCAACCACAGACTCTCGGATCAAGCCGGTGCACATGTTCCAACCCTTGCTTGAGGTGGTTCGGGCGCACATCAACTCTCCCACCCTCAACCACTCCCTCCAGCGTACCTTTGGTCCAGCCCTCACTACTTTGCAGGGCACCCCTCCCCA CTTCCCAACCCCTCCCGCCAAGAAGCTGAAGACTGAGCCCAGCCCCACCACCCAGCCGGCCGTGCCAAACATCGTCCAGGGGGAGGTGGCACGCCTTTCTCCAAAGTTCCGCATCAACCTTGACCCCATGTTCCACACCGGGGGCAAAGATGTGCACCTCATCTGTAGAATCG ATGACAAGTACCTGCCCAGTGTCCCACCAATCGGCATCGCCATCCCTGAGCAGTACCCAGAGATGAACCCCATTTGTGACATCTCAATACAAGAATACA GTCAAACGCCCTTCCTGAAGCTCGTCCAGATAGCGCTGCAGAACCAGCTGATGCACATGTCCACCCACTTCACCCTTACGCAGGTGCTGGACGCGTGGGAGATGAGTATCCGCAAGTCCTGCCTGACCATGATCGCGACCAGGGATGCCACATGA